A genomic stretch from Patagioenas fasciata isolate bPatFas1 chromosome 10, bPatFas1.hap1, whole genome shotgun sequence includes:
- the LOC139828714 gene encoding olfactory receptor 14J1-like gives MSYDRSVAICKPLHYGTLLGSRACVHMAAAVWATGFLNALLHTANTFSLPLCKGNALDQFFCEIPQILKLSCSHSYLRELGLIVFSLLIGFGCFLFIVLSYVQIFRAVLRIPSEQGRHKAFSTCLPHLAVVSLLISTSMFAYLKPPSISSPSLDLVVSVLYSVVPPAVNPLIYSMRNQKLKDALRTQMTGLFLKL, from the coding sequence atgtcctacgaccgctccgttgccatctgcaaacccctgcactacgggaccctcctgggcagcagagcttgtgtccacatggcagcagctgtctgggccactgggtttctcaatgctctgctgcacacggccaatacattttcactgccactgtgcaagggcaatgccctggaccagttcttctgtgaaatcccacagatcctgaagctctcctgctcacactcctacctcagggaacttgggcttattgtgtttagtctattaataggatttgggtgttttctcttcattgtgctcTCCTATgtacagatcttcagggccgtgctgaggatcccctctgagcagggacggcacaaagccttttccacctgcctccctcacctggccgtggtctccctgcttatcagcacttccatgttcgcctacctgaagcccccctccatctcctctccttccctggatctggtggtgtctgttctgtactcggtggtgcctccagcagtgaaccccctcatctacagcatgaggaaccagaagctcaaggatgccctgaggacacagatgactggattatttctgaagctataa
- the LOC136105595 gene encoding olfactory receptor 14A16-like, which translates to MSNISCITQFLLLAFTDTRELQLLHFWLFLGIYLAALLGNGLIITTIAWDQHLHTPMYFFLLNLALLDLGSMSTIVPKSMANTLWDTTAISYMGCAAQLFCFVFFISAELYLLTIMSYDRYIAICKPLHYGTLLGSRACVHMAAAAWATGFLNALLHTANTFSLPLCKGNALGQFFCEIPQILKLSCSQSYLRELGLMVVSICLAFGCFVFIVVSYVQIFRAVLRIPSEQGRHKAFSTCLPHLAVVSLFFSTGMFAYLKPPSISSPSLDLVVSVPYLLIPPTLNPLIYSMRNTELKDALRKLMVDAFQKE; encoded by the coding sequence atgtccaacatcagctgcatcacccagttcctcctcctggcattcacagacacacgggagctgcagctcttgcacttctggctcttcctgggcatctacctggctgccctcctgggcaacggcctcatcatcaccaccatagcctgggaccagcacctccacacccccatgtacttcttcctgctcaacctcgccctccttgacctgggctccatgtccaccattgtccccaaatccatggccaacaccctctgggacaccacagccatttcttatatgggatgtgctgcccaactgttttgctttgtctttttcatttcagcagagttgtatcttctcaccatcatgtcctacgaccgctacattgccatctgcaaacccctgcactacgggaccctcctgggcagcagagcttgtgtccacatggcagcagctgcctgggccactgggtttctcaatgctctgctgcacacggccaatacattttcactgccactgtgcaagggcaatgccctgggccagttcttctgtgaaatcccccagatcctcaagctctcctgctcacaatcctacctcagggaacttgggcttatggtGGTCAgtatctgtttagcatttggctgttttgtgttcatcgtggtgtcctatgtgcagatcttcagggctgtgctgaggatcccctctgagcagggacggcacaaagccttttccacctgcctccctcacctggccgtggtctccctgtttttcagcactggcatgtttgcctacctgaagcccccctccatctcttccccatccttggacctggtggtgtctgttccgtacttgctgatacctccaacattgaaccccctcatatacagcatgaggaacacggagctcaaggatgccctgaggaaactgatggtggatgcttttcaaaaagaataa